A stretch of the Sulfolobus acidocaldarius SUSAZ genome encodes the following:
- a CDS encoding ATPase: MLFDLHPKIELRELFGRGTEVEYIIHQIISRNWIIISGQRGIGKTSVMKVSINELKKRNSTDGIYLNLRGVKTLRELLSLLISEINRNKLFNIFNINVNLNFGPLGVELKRGRLTVQRGLLELLLSINRDMVIGLDEVQELSPVSKPLLDVLGNVFMSNPKVRFIFSGSYVGLVKALLSPKEGSPLLGRPPVEVRLRPFDKITSINFLKEGMRELDVDFENNKAEEVVNKLDGIVGWLTLFGNNYAIRKLNYEYSLQSTIEEGKRIMLEELDHFLEGRNRELYLAILSSLKIVKRWKDIKFATSVKLKRSIDDKELSSALESLIKYNFIDKIKEGEYQITDPILREIDFDHVADFLPALKGEGSGH, translated from the coding sequence ATGTTATTTGACTTACATCCTAAGATAGAATTAAGAGAGTTGTTTGGCAGAGGGACAGAAGTAGAATATATTATACACCAGATTATTTCGAGAAATTGGATTATAATTAGTGGACAAAGGGGAATAGGAAAGACTAGTGTTATGAAGGTTAGTATAAATGAGTTAAAAAAGAGAAATTCTACTGATGGAATATACTTAAACTTAAGAGGAGTTAAGACACTGAGAGAATTATTATCTCTCCTCATTTCAGAAATAAATAGAAATAAACTTTTCAACATATTCAATATTAACGTTAACCTAAACTTTGGTCCTTTAGGCGTTGAACTTAAGAGAGGCAGATTGACAGTCCAAAGAGGTTTGCTGGAGTTACTCCTGTCAATAAATAGAGATATGGTTATAGGGCTTGATGAGGTTCAGGAACTCTCCCCTGTTAGTAAACCTTTACTAGATGTCTTGGGAAACGTCTTTATGAGTAATCCTAAAGTTAGGTTCATTTTTTCCGGATCCTACGTAGGTTTAGTCAAGGCACTATTGAGTCCTAAGGAAGGATCACCTCTGCTTGGGAGACCGCCAGTCGAGGTTAGATTAAGGCCTTTTGATAAAATTACATCAATTAATTTCTTGAAAGAGGGTATGAGGGAGCTAGATGTCGATTTCGAGAATAATAAGGCTGAGGAAGTGGTCAATAAACTTGATGGAATAGTAGGTTGGTTGACTTTATTTGGTAATAACTATGCCATAAGAAAGTTAAACTATGAGTATTCATTACAGTCTACCATAGAAGAGGGTAAGAGAATAATGCTGGAGGAGTTAGATCATTTCCTCGAAGGAAGGAATAGAGAGTTATATTTAGCCATATTATCCTCCCTTAAAATTGTCAAAAGATGGAAGGACATAAAGTTCGCTACTTCTGTGAAGTTGAAGAGGAGTATTGATGATAAGGAGTTGAGTTCCGCCCTTGAATCCTTGATTAAATACAATTTCATAGATAAAATTAAGGAAGGTGAATATCAGATAACAGATCCTATCTTAAGAGAAATAGATTTCGACCATGTGGCTGACTTCCTCCCCGCCCTAAAGGGCGAGGGTTCCGGGCATTAG